The sequence AGAAATTAGGATGAAAAGGAAGGAAGATCAAAGGGAACAGATAAATAAATGAACACCTTAATCTTACAACAATAATCAGACCCTCCCTGAAATAATCATATTCCCTCTAGTAACTAATTATAATCAATATGcctcaaaaataatataaaggtaACGGGGGTACACCCCCAGTGTCTACCCATCAGTCTCAGGCAAATGGAATGTACACACTGCCCTATGCATTGGAGCACTTTTGGAATGAGCAAAGGAAGGTGAATTGGAAGTTACAGGGAAGTTGCAGGCCTGACCTTTGTTGGGAGCACTGTGGTGCTGGCATACCCTTTCTGCTCCATGTAAGCCTTCTCTTGGCTCTGTATACACAGACCAGCTCTTAACTCACCCCAGGGGCTTTATTAACTAGCTTTGAGAAGTGCACATATTACTCACAATGGTGGCATCCTATTGTAAGGCAGGCAGATCACTCATTGGGATAAGCAAATCCTTGTTGATCAATTCTTAGTCTTCCCTCACCTTCCAGTACAAGGGAGGCTAGAATCTCCTCTCCCTCTGAACAGGGACCTTTGGTTGTGTTCCCACCCAAGACTTTCAGTAGCCAAATGATTTCAGGGACAGGTAGTTGAGGGGGGACACCCCCAAGAAGCTGGAGGCTTTTGGTCAACTGGTTCATTGGGAGGAGAGTCAAATGGAGTTCTATCTCCAACTCTGTAGAGAGCAACTGGGGGCTGACTCTCCTGTTTCTGGAAGCTGACCCCTTGGAACCAACTCTCTTGCTTTAAACATTGTCCCTCTCTGGTCAGTACAGACATTTCAGGGCCTGCGTTTGCTTATCCTGGCATGTCCATCTGTCCTATGGCCCAGTAACATCTCTTCTTTCAAGCTCTCAAGGATAAGACAGCAATACAAAAGTGAGTCAAAAGAAATTATATGCAGCAGAGCTACAATTTTGTGTTTTTCtctataaaaaaaagttacacacacaaaaaatgaacaCCACCATTCATCGCTTTAATGTCCTGTAATCTCTATATTTATGTTATCAACCAAGTGctatgtaaaaaaaaccaaaacacttctTGTAGTTTATAAGTATAGTGTCTTCCTTTACCACATACTTATTCTAAAACTAAGGTTGCATATCTAGTTTGGTGTTTCTTCTCTTGTAACGTTTTAAGAAATCAAAgtatttgttaaaacaaaatgcaaaatgcaAAATTCAAATATGTTGGCTTccataaataaattatttaatctcCTTTGGGTCTGAACTTTCTTTctgaagcactgggaggagaaaaGGGAAGCACTTTAATACTCCCTCTCTCCTTACACTAGATACCCAGCATAAATTCTGCTTGTACAAAGTTAAACCAATTTAACTTCAAAAGTGGTTAATTTAATAGTGTATGCTATATAACCTGTACACTATTTTCACATAAATGTTAAACATCCACACTACTATTCTTGCAGTCCAAGTCAAATGAACTTTGCAACACATGGAATTTAAGGAAATAGTAAAGGACAAATTCTGTTCCTGGATCCACAGGCATATAAATCCACCAGGTGAACATAAAAAACAACCATACTGGCtaagactaatggtccatctagtcagTACCCCTATCTCCTGAcactggctggtgccagatgcttcagagggaattaatagaACAAGGTAATTTATCAAATGgttcatcccctgtcatccagtccctgcTTCTGGTAGTTAGAAGTTTAGGGCCACCCCAGAGCaggaggttgcatccctgaccatcttgctaatagccattgatggacctatcctccatgaatttgtctagttgttttttaaccctgttatacatttggccttcacaacatcccagggcaatgagttccacaagtaaACTGCATCATGTGAAATAGTACCcccttatctttgttttaaacctactacctagtaatttcattggatgatccctagttcttgttatGTGAGGGGGGAAATAATACTTTCCTACTCACTTTCtacacactattcatgattttatagacctctaccacagtggttcccaaattaggagcgccgcttgttcagggaaagctcctggtgggccaggccggtttgtttacctgccgcggtTCAGCtgatccgcaggttcagctgatcacagctcccagtggctacgGTTCGCCATTCTcagccaatggggactgcaggaagcggcatgggccaagggacatgctggccacccttctcacagccccattggcctggagcagtgaaccacgccAGTGGCAGcagcgatcggctgaacctacAGAtacggcagataaacaaacaggCCTGACCCGccacgggctttccctgaataagcgacacccctagtttgggaaccactgctctaccatatccccccttagtcccttcttttctaagatgaacagtcccaatctttttaatctctcctcaggaAGCTGTTCCCCACCTCTAATCATTTTCCCtactcttctctgcaccttttccaattctaattttttatttatttatttatttttgcatgagATAACCAGAACTGCAATCAGGAcccaaggtgtgggcataccatgaatttatatagtggcattatgatatttgccTCTTTtataatctatccctttcttcatacttcttaacattctgttagttttgtgactgccactgcacagtgagcagatgttttcagagaactatccaaaatgattccaagagctctttcttgagtggtaacaactaatttagaccccatcattttgtatggatagttgggattatgttttccaacatacattactttgcacttatcgaCATTGAATTTAACCTGCCATTTTCTCACCCAGATTAGTGAgaccttttgtaactctttgcagtcagattTGGACTTACTATCTTGAGTCATTTGGCATCATCTGGCATTTCACTATTCACCCCTTTTTCCtgatcacttatgaatatattgaacagcacgcatccttgggggaccccatttccctctttccattgtgaaaactgaccatttattcctaccctttgtttcctatcttttaaccagttactgatccataagtggcccttccctcttatcccatgaccaaTGTTCCCTTTATCTTTTTCCACctatgtgtggaatgaattttgttatgtgcaccaatatcaaGGTAATGtggatgtgcaccaccagtagaaaccaaaaacctagatataatatatatattttaaaagttatcctAGGGATAATGACTCCAACCAGGACAGGTtgggcattttagaactcactattcaaagaattaaatttaagcataagaataaaaattatgaaatgcataaacaagtcaaaaaaataaaatagcactttgaaagaataaaattacagagaacgTATGTGCATTGCAGAAAGTATCATGAAGTAACAACAAGAAGTATGTGTTGgaaggtgagtgtgaaagactgTGTGTATATACGTGTGAGACACAGTGTATATGTGTGacagcatgtgtatgtgtgtgacagtgtgtgtgagacacacacacacacaaatatctctCCCCTCCATGACCCCAAGGCGGGGCTGAGGGAGAGAGCCATCTCTCCCATCCCCGCCACATCCCTAGCTGGAGCATCCCCAGAAGCATCTCTCCCGTCCCAGCCGCAGCCCCGGCTGGAGCTGAGGACAGGGGAGAGGTATATCTCTCCTGTCCCCATTGCAGCCGCAGCccgagctggggatgggggggggaggcatcTCTCTCCCCGCAGCCCTGCATGCCCCAAgcttccccaaacccccatcacctcaccccactgcccccaccctccacatTTTCCATGCTCACCTGATGTGCATCCCTTGATGGCCTCATGAGCGCACCTACGAGGGAACACAGCCCATGACTGCCTACTGTACTTTGtttaacagcctttggtgagggaccttgtcaaaggcattcTGAAAGTTCAATATACTacatcaactggatcacccttgtccacatgcttgttgactctcaaagaattctaatagattggtgagccaGAATTTTCCTATGCAAAAGGCATGTTGACTCTCCCGcaacatatcatgtttatctatgtgtcgaataattttgtttttattagtttcaaacaatttgcctggtactgaggttaggcttactggcctgtaattgccagtaaGGTGGCAGAATTTCAAGGCTCAATCATGATTGCTGAAGTTGTGCTGAACATGATTTAGTCCACCCTACCCTCATAGTTAAATTGTTTACACTTTACAGCACTGGTTCAACTTCGCCCATAGTTAATACCCCTTTCCAACAGCAACTATGTTACCTAGTATATACAATGCTTGCCGCAATGTGGTTCTGTAGAATTCTTTgtaacagctgagctccatctaCACTGTTTTCAAAATGTAAGCACTTTTCTAGGGAGAACCATGTTTAAATGTCATTTTCTAGGAAGGAACTAATCCAGGTTTAAATGGCACAGAGGGAACTTGTCTGGCAGgatctattattattactggttACTTGTATCACAGTAGCAGCTAGACACATCTACTGAAATCAAGGCTCCAGTGTACAAATGCATAgcaagcagggtggataaaaattaattttttattttttttttaaaaaagcattggattttttttatttaaatcagatttttttgataaaatactttttgaggaaaaaacttatCTAGTTTTAATTAAGTAACATTATAAAAGCTATCTCATcgtggaatagggattataaattctaattcaaTAGTATGAgataatatattcatgtaatgtttaagaaaagttttgcaaATGAGTTCCAaaagttcatggattagggactcaatcttatggggttccaggagcttctgtatagattatttaggttaatctttctatctacccagtgggactcaacgctcagtctagaagataccatcagagatgcttagttttgcagttctcaaactggatttgtgtctccagaggtaacaggcttgttaacagcaaaaatgttttaaataaataaataatatatagaggtgagaaacaacagacctcaactgTATTGTCTTTCTGTAAATTTGTAaatacagagtcaatcccttacctctctctaaaactgcaaagtttcaaaaagttcaatgaatagaagattattGGGGGAGGAATCGATCTGgataaggagaagaagtctggagataaatgtgagaagtgagggacatacgcttgttttgttaaaatattatatggttgctgttgaagaaaaaaaatccagaatacttaacgctgttgttttagttaaataaaacaatttaaatgtctgtctggtgatgttctcctcctaatacagcatgacaagaaaatcctccaaatattaatgattaacccgttgaactggagatagttcacctcccaatgacttcataaatatctgcttcaattacctttggtaaatgaaataatcaaacaatcattcattttctgatataactgtaaaactaatctgaaaagttttcaaaataaatcattgtttaaaaatgtatagtgtgtaccttctaaaaataaaacctacatctatctctgagttgtgaagaatatgtattaaagttataacaaccaacaaaaatgcacttttttgtagaaaaccatgattaaatcgagtcttcctgactagtgatttaaatcatgaattAATTTAATCAtgatcaatttgatttaaatcaaatccaccctgatagcaagagatggtccctgcatGAAAGGATATACAATCTAAAGGGACAAAACAGACAACAGCGAACAGAAATACACAAAGATACAgttacttgctcaaggtcactcagAAAGTTGGTGGCAGGGTCAGGAATGGAGCCCTGGTCTCCTAAgctctagtccagtgccctattcACTGGACCATGCTATTCTATTGTGCATTATGAAATTGCCTAGGAGGACCAAGTAACAGTTTTGTAGAAAAACTAATGAAACTGTGAACACGCAACTGGAATCCTAGCATACATTAGCCTTTCCCCCACTAGAACTTCCCACTGTGGCTAACACCAGTGCAGCTCCACAGGTGAGAGCTCAAGTGTAGACAAACTgccactggttttttttttttttaaaacaactgcaTGATTTATATTCCATTTCAGCAGTGTTAGACAACAGTGTTAAATGTGGCAGTTGGAACCTTGTCTATAATAGTGCTCCCACCATCACTACCATCAACAGAGCTGTGTAGAATGGCCTCCTCGTGACCAGGCACAGCATAGCAGCTCTCTTTCATTCTGGCACCCTCTGCGGACATTCATGGTGTTAGTCTCTCTTCCAGGGGAAAACAGGCCCTCCCACTACGCCAGATTCCAACCCCTGGACCCTATAACTAACAGAAAAGGTCAATACAGCCCCACTCTTTGctgctgtttcctttgtcttcttcttACCCAGCCTCTCTCAGGCCATCTTCCCCACTTCTTTCAAGGCTATGATCCTTAGCTTATTTTTCCCACCCCAGGTTTCCTCCCCACCACCTCTTTGTTCCTAGGAAATAACTACACCATCTCTTACTACAGCCCACTTCTGCTCTCAACTTCCTGACTTTCTGTTAACCAGCTTGCTCTTACCAAACTGGCTTCATGATCAGTTAAGCCTAGTTCTTCCTCCAGGAGCAGCCAGGTAACATAATTAgcctctcaggcccacattaatcCTTTCAGGGCCTGTGTAGGGTTCACACACCATTACAGGCCATTTATGTGGTAGCAATAGTGGGAAGCATTAGGAAGGAAACAGACTAGATACAGCCTAAACAAGTTAAAACTAGTGTTCAAAATTACCACCTCTTGACCCCAGCAGTATATGAATGTGACTTTAAGGCTTCTCTACACTACAATTCCAATGAAGTTAGGAGAACCAGTAACTACATAGCTCCCAGTTGTAGCATCAATGGGACCTTCCAAGTCCAATTATGGAATACTGTTCAGGTTCCATCTACAGGAATCAAGTTGTCACTATTTAAAAGGACAACCCTTGTTATCACTAGGTCTCAGAATTCTGTTGTAATTATAGTAAAGAGGGAAGCCAGTTCTAGCATGTTAGTAGTGTTGATGTATATACCATGATGTATAAATGTGCTATATGATACACAATTCACATTCaactcaataggagttttacctaGCTATCTGAAAACAGGATTTAGCCCTGTGTTTCACTTTATTTGTAGTGTGAACAGGGCCCAAAAGGGCATCCACAAAATATTCAATTAGCTACATGGGTATTAGCCAAATCCTAAAAAATAGGTGGGATGGAGCCAATTATCTCATTAAATGAACTCTATATTACTGTTCCTTAGGCAGACATATAAAGAAATTTTAGAAGACCTTTGTCTTTTGCAAGGTATGTTTTGTACATGTAGATTTCCATTACACTCTGCCCACACAACCCAATGACTCAGTCTTCATTGCAGATTATTAACACATTGAGCAGCTTATCCTACAGAGTCCAGCCAGATTGAAACAAAATGGAACCATTACTTTTACattgtttctttaaacaaaatgtcACTTCATATACTCACTGATTTTATTTACAAATGGGCTACCACTAAGTCCACAGAGTGCAACAAAAAGATTCAGAAGGCTTTGTAAAGGTTACAAATATAGAGCTATTCATATGTACAACATTCAGTCAGTTTGCATAGCAACAGCAGCCCTGCTGATTTTTGCACTCTtctcctgtaaaaaaaaaaaaaaaagactgaaaacacAAAGGACAATGCTATGGTTAAGGACATGAACATTGTTATGGTGCAGAAAACCACCTCATAACACAAAACCTTATCCTGGCTAGTTTTCAGGAGGCTTTccgttaaaggctttctgaaattccTTCCTGCCTATACATATCTGTATATAATTGTAAAGTACTGGTGCTCTTTTGAAACCCCTATCTTTGAGCCTCACATCCCTAAGGAACAAGGAGGCAGCTACTTcagttgtaataaaaatattaaagatgcaAAATACACAGTTCAGCTTCTATAAACCACATTACATCTAGTCATCACATGGCTACAAAAAGTGATGGAATGAGGCTTGTTCCCCCTGCTTGGTTAGAGAACTGAATTTCCCTCATCCCAGGAACACAAAGATCAGTGTCTTGGGAGCATTTTGAACATGTAAGGAGCCTCTCATCAGAGGAGGTTAACTTTAAACCCCATCTTTTTCCGGAGTTTGAATAACGacaaagaaagaagggaaagtTGGAGAGATGATTGAGAGGAacggtatggggggggggaagagagagagaggaagaagagacACAAGAGACACTTGGCAGAAAAGTAACAGGAAGAGAGAAAGGCGTGCGCGGGAGTGACGGGGGAGGGAGGTGACAGGTGAAGGACAGGCTGGGGCGATGGCCGGGCACTGGGGCAAGGAGGATGTTAAACGATATCGTCCTCTGCCCTCGGTGGCCTGTTGCTTGCTCCTGCGGCGGTGGGTGCCGCTTGGCGGGCTCTGTCCCCCGCCCCGAGGAAGGCTGATCAGAAGCCGCTCTCGCAGGCGGAGGTGTCCTCGAGCTCCCGGGAGCCTGAGCCGGGCGGCGGCGCTGGGGTGCCGAGGGCGGCGCGCTGGGCGCCGGGGGGCGGCCCGTCCTTCGGGCGGTGTCGGTGCGGGGCGCGGTGGTTCGGCCGGCGGCGGGGCTCCCGCTCGGGGCCGGGGCAGCAGCAGGTCGGGCCGGGCCCCGCACTGCACAGGCTCCTCTGCAGACGGCGCGCCCAGGGCCGGTGGCTCTGGAAGAGCAGATAGGCGTAGGGGTTCAGCGCGCTGTTGGTCACCGCCACGATGCCCAGCGCGGCCCGCGCCTCCCGCAGCCCGGCCGCGGCCGGGGCCTCGCCGCCGGGCCCGAAGGCCATGCTGAGCTCCAGCACGAAGCGGGGCAGGCGGCAGAGCGCGAACAGGGCGATCAGCACCAGCGTCAGCTGCAGCGTCTTCACCCGAGCCCGGGGCATGGGGCCGCTGGCGGCCGGCAGCCCGAGCAGCAGCGGCCGCGCGGCCGGCAGCCCCAGGCGGCGGCGGCCGCTGCCGCCTTCCCCCCGCGCCGCCGGCGGCTTCTCCTCCTGGGCGGCCCAGAGGGCGAGGAGGATGCGGCCGTAGGCCCAGCACAGCAGGCTGACGGGCGCCAAGAAGCCGGTGACGGCCCCGTACACGCCGTAAGCCTGGCCGTGCCAGCGCGGGAGCTGCTCGAAGATGCTGAGGCAGCGGCTGCCCCCGGGGCGGGAGGCGAGTCTGAACACGAAGGCCTGGGGCAGGGCGAGCAGCAGcgccagcagccagcccagcgCGGCCAGGGCCCGGGCGGGCAGCGGCGGGTCCGCCGGCCGCCTCACCACGTGGTGCCGCTCCGAGGCGAGGAGCGCCAGCACGTTGGACGAGGCCAGGAGGCCGGAGCCCTGCAGTAGCTTAAGCAGGCGGCAGGCGGCGTCCCCCGCCGGCCAGGCGGCCCCCAGCAGCTCTGCCGCCAGATGCGAGAAGAGGGCCAGCCCGCAGCCGTAGAGATCGGCCAGCGCCAGGTGGGCGATGAGGAAATCCATCTTCCGCCGCCGCCGGCCCCggccgcagcagcagcagaggcgaTGCAGCACCAGGCAAttgcccagcagccccagcagcaggatGGCGGCCGCGGAGATCACCCGCACCTGCCGGCGAAGGGAAGGCCAGCGCCGGTCcccgggggaggaggaaagattcaggctccagcctggctgcagggcaCTCGAGAGGTTGAGTTCCGGGGAAAATCTGTCGAGGCTGAAAGGCTCTTCCATGGCTCCCCGCAGAGCCCCAGCAAATGGGGGGCTGGAGTCTTGTGCAAGGCAGTCCCGGGGTCCCAGGCTCTCAGCGGCCCGCTCGCTGCACGCCTCCCGGCTCGACTCTGCTCTTTGGGATACAAACTTTCTTGGGAAGCAAGAGAAAGGATTGCGCTACTGAGGAATGCGCTTCCCGGCGACATATATAGGGGCTTTGCCTGTCATCTGGCACACAGAGAGGGTGGGCTGTGCATGCACACCGCAGCGAGCACGCCtattatctccccccccccccaccaaacagCCGATTTCTCCCATACCACCTACTTAGGAACGTCTTCCCCAACCAAGCAATTAGCTTCTCACCCCACCCTAACAAAGCAACTATAGTACCCCTCCCCCAACAACACAGTATCCCCACCCCCAGATCCACTCGCAAccatctccccccatccctgcagttTAGCAACCATCTCAATTCCCAACACCTGAACCAAGCAACagtctttcctcccccccaccaccccaccccaaaatgaaACAGCTATGGCCCTCACACGGCCCATACATTCGCCCGCCAGCCTCCATCTCCTCTCCAGCCAAAGTCTTTATTAACGGACCGGCGGTGAACAGATCCGAGCGCAGTCCGAAGTGCCCGCAACACACCTTCACGCTCTCGCTGCCCTGCATCACCCAAAGCCATTTCCACCTCTGAGGTCTGTCTCGGGACTCtgcaggaagaggaaaggaaTCTCGGGTGGGGACAGCTCACGCATCTGACCCGGCTTTTTAAACTGCGGGGCAATTTCAACAATCTTTCATAGCAGACAAAACAAAAGGATTCTCGGTTCTGGGCTGTGTGTTGTTATTACACAGCCCCTGAGCGCAGCGTAAACACGAGGAAGTGCTAAAGAAATCAGAAGTAAAGGGTAATGTGGCATCttgttttaatcaaaacaaaatgacgCTAAAGCTGTTCAGGAGTCCCATTTAACAGAAAGCAGCCTGTTGAGCGCTTGCATTCTGTAGTTAGTGTCGTTTCCTGATGAAATACTAATCGCCACCACATTGTATTTCCCTGGCAATGCTTTGTTCAGGcatctttcaaaatatttttttttcaacagcagcTCCTCCCCTTGGTACGATATGAAATATTAACCTAGAAGGTTATTGAAAGGTTTTATATAAATGAGCCATTACTCACGTGAACTGGTTTGTGTTTTGATTCAAAGAACAAATCTCTCCCTTACACCCAATCTCTTTTAATAAAATTTCCACCAGATGGCACTTGGCTGCAGGGACGCCTCCATTCAACATAAGATAAAGTGACTCAGAAAATGCTAAAGAAAGGAGCCAAGTTCTTCATAAACTATTGAGAACAAACCAAATAACACAATCAGTTTAAAGTAAAAGGGGAAAATAACTTTCCTCCTTTTGACTCAGAGTGTTTACTTAAACTAATTGATGATACATATAGCCTTTTGACTCTGAGAGATTAATCTAATTGCATCCTACAGGAGCTGGGAAATTGTGGGTTTGGGATGGATGTCCACACTTTGATAACTAGATACTGCCTTAGGAAATCACATCATTTTTCAgcatgtatttagattttcattgGTGCCCTGATCCCATCCCCTGCATACTATTCACAGAAATGGGTGTATATATTTCATCATCTGAAAAATAGACTTAAAGCTCTTCAAA is a genomic window of Dermochelys coriacea isolate rDerCor1 chromosome 5, rDerCor1.pri.v4, whole genome shotgun sequence containing:
- the GPR150 gene encoding probable G-protein coupled receptor 150, which gives rise to MEEPFSLDRFSPELNLSSALQPGWSLNLSSSPGDRRWPSLRRQVRVISAAAILLLGLLGNCLVLHRLCCCCGRGRRRRKMDFLIAHLALADLYGCGLALFSHLAAELLGAAWPAGDAACRLLKLLQGSGLLASSNVLALLASERHHVVRRPADPPLPARALAALGWLLALLLALPQAFVFRLASRPGGSRCLSIFEQLPRWHGQAYGVYGAVTGFLAPVSLLCWAYGRILLALWAAQEEKPPAARGEGGSGRRRLGLPAARPLLLGLPAASGPMPRARVKTLQLTLVLIALFALCRLPRFVLELSMAFGPGGEAPAAAGLREARAALGIVAVTNSALNPYAYLLFQSHRPWARRLQRSLCSAGPGPTCCCPGPEREPRRRPNHRAPHRHRPKDGPPPGAQRAALGTPAPPPGSGSRELEDTSACESGF